The Anaerolineae bacterium region GTGCCGGCGTATTCGTTCTAATAGAGCTTTTGGACCGCGAGGTGTTGGAATGCATTCTATCCACGAAACCCTTTGTTTGTTGGTAGCAATTGGCTATCTCAACGAACACATGGAGGAATACGAAGCGATGATTTCTCATCCAAAATATCTCTGTACTTCCTGTGGTCGTTTAGCTCGCGAAGCAGAACTTGTATGCCTGCCGCGCCCGGTAAATATCTGTATAGAAGATTCATCCAAAAGGCAAGCACAGCAATGAGCCAGTTACCTCCAGATACCCTCAACTCGATTGGCGTGCTAAAACGGCGCGAGATAGAAGCCCGCATTCTCAAGCCCGTGTTAGAAGCTTTTGCACAAGAACTTGGTTGGGAGCGCACGGTCGAGATTTTGCGAGGCGTGATCATCGAAATCGCCCGGGAGCAAGGTAAAGCTCTTGCGCAGTCTATGGGCGGGTGCAGTCTGGCGCATTTTGCTGCCTCGCTGGAAAACTGGCAGAAAGACGATGCCATGCAAATTGAAATTCTCACCCAAAATGAAAGGGAATTTTCGTTCAACGTGCAACGTTGTCGTTATGCTGAGTTGTATCGGGCTTTGGGGATGGAGCAGGTGGGACAGGTGCTCTCCTGCAGTCGCGACCAGGCATTAATGGCGGGCTTCAATCCCGAAATTGAACTCACGCGTACCCAGACGATTATAGAAGGGGCGCCGTTTTGTGACTTTCGCTATCGAATCAAGCGCTAAATTTACACTGCCAGGTTGACTCTGGTACCCACCTCTTCTTTTTGTGCGCTGGTCTGGCGGGCTAATTCAAGGCGGGCGCGCATCGCCATCACATCGGCTTCGGCGGCTACGGCGCGGTCTTGCGGTGAAGGGTCCGCAGGAGCAAGAGCTGCTGCTTTGATCCGCGCCGCCTTCCGAATGGTGGCTTCAGGATCACCTTCCACCGGGCTGGTGTCAATAGACACCTCGCCGGAAACGGCGTAGAGCTTCTTATCGGGACCCATCTCGTAAGAATATTGCGCCCGACTGCGAATCAGGTTTCCCCCGGCGCGGATATGGGCTTCTTCATGAGCACGTACTTTGCGGTCGTTCTCTTTGAGCCTGGCAATTGCCCGCTTGTCCTGCTCGCTGAGTTCTTTCTGACCGAACGGGTTTTGATCAGCGGAGGTTTCCTTTTCTCTGCCTTGTGTCGAGCGAACGCGCATTGGCGCCTCGGCAGATAAGCCCATAGAGGTCAGATAGTTCCCCTGAGCATTGTCCTGCGCACCCTGCAGCCATTTCTGCCACTCGGCGCGCGCTTCCTGCAACCCGGTCAGGTTAAACGCAGATGAACTTAAACCCATTGACCCAAAATCGCTCATGACTTACACGACCTCTAATTCGTTATCGGCAGATTCTGATAAAACTTTAGCAATTTTCTAGCATGAATTCGATTGATTTCGACTATACTAAGAAAATTAGATAATATAGGTCTAAATAAAACAAAATACGAGATACAGGAACAGCCATGCATCTCTTTGTACACCGTTTTCTTGTGCGTGCACCTTTAGAAGAAGTGGCCAACTTTCATCGCGATACCCGCGCCCTTCGACGGCTAACTCCACCTCCTATTTGGGTGCAATTCCACCATCTCGAACCCCTGGCCGAAAACTCTATTGCCGAGTTTAGCCTGTGGTTCGGTCCCTTCCCCGTGCGCTGGCGTGCATTGCACATCCACGTCCATCCTTTACAGGGCTTTACGGATATCCAGGTGCAGGGACCTCTGCAATCCTGGCGTCATACGCATTCCTTTCAAGCGGTTGACGAGCATACAACCCAAATTACCGAAATGATTGAATATGAGCATCCCGCCGGTTGGAACGGGCTCTTGACTCGTTTGCTCTATTCTTCCATTGCTCTACGCCTGTTATTTTTCTACCGCCAGTGGGTGACCCGCTTCTATTTGGAATGGAAGCGCTCAGTAGAGAGGCATTAATCAATGGCAACCAGACCTACACCCCACATTCTGATTATTGGCGCCGGCATTGGGGGCTTGACTACGGCCGTTTTGCTGCTCCAGGCTGGCTACAAAGTCACCGTTCTCGAAGCTCATGTTTACCCGGGCGGTTGCGCCGGCACATTCTACCATCAAAAATTTCGCTTCGATGTGGGCGCCACCCTGGCGGGCGGTTTTTCACCTGGCGGACCGCATGCCCGTTTAGCCGAGCTGCTTGGTATTGAATGGCCGGTCAAGCCGGTCAACCCGGCCTGGATTACATATTTAGACGGGAGGGAAATCTACCAATGGGCAGAGCGGGAACGCTGGTGGGACGAGATACACCGTCATTTTCCTGAAAGCGCTGCTTTCTGGAAAAAACAAGAGTGGCTGGCAAAACAATCCTGGGACATCTCTGGCAAAGATTTTCCCTGGCCGCCGCGCTCAATGAGAGATACCCTCACGATTTTGAGCGCTCTCCAACCTACAACACTGGCCGCCGCACCGTATGCCCTGCGAACCATGGCCTCCTTTTTACCTCCAAGCGCTTCAACAACCTTACGCCTCTTTTTAGATGCGCAATTGTTGATCTCCGCCCAAAGCCTGGCGCAGTTCACCAATGCGCTCTACGGTAGCGCTGCCCTGGATTTGCCCCGTCGAGGAGTGAACCACGTCATCGGCGGCATGGGTAACCTGGCACAAACCCTGGTCAACTGGGGAAGCCAGAGAGGCTTAACGCTGCTCTATCGCCACAAAGTGGAGCGCCTGGAGATCAAAAACGGGCGTGGTATAAGAGTCTATACGAATAAAAAGCAAACCTTCGAAGCCGATGCCTTTGTCGCTAACCTGACACCATGGGGATTGGCTGCTCTGCTCGGAGCAGATGCCCCGCGCCGCTTAAAACGCGAAACTCGAACGCGTCCTCCAACCTGGGGCGCTTTTACGCTTTATCTGGGTGTGGATGCCAACCGCCTGCCTCCCTTACCTGCTGACCATTTTCAAGTCATTGTCGATCCAACCCGTCCGCTTGGGGAGGGGAATTCTGTTTTCATCTCCCTCTCACCAATTGAAGATCCAAGTCGCGCACCGCAGGGGATGCGCACCCTGACCCTTTCTACCCACACGGCGATTGCCGCCTGGCAAATCGATGAGCAGGCGTCTGAAGAACAGAGCGCCGAATACACCGAGCGGATGATACGCGCTGCCGAAATAGCCATCCCCGGTATCCGCCAGGCAATTCGTTTAGCTTTGCCAGGCACACCGCACACCTTCGAGTTCTACACCCACCGCCCCTCAGGGATGGTTGGCGGTTTCCCCCAAACTTCGCTTCTTCATGCCCGCACTCCCTGGACCGGGCTGGAAAATGTCTGGCTGGTAGGGGATTCGATTTTTCCGGGACAATCGACAGCTGGCGTGACCATTGGCGCTATGCGGGTTGCCAGGGAGGTTATCTGCTGGTTGAACCAAACCGGTCAGAATCGTAGCTGGTCCTTTGCCAGAGCCATGAACGCCTGGAAAGCTACCTGAAGAAGGCGCTGATGAACGCTTTTCTGCTGATCTTATTTGCCTGTGCGCTCTATGGTTTTCTGCATTCACTCCTCGCCGCACGCTGGCTGAAGGCTTGGGTGCGAAGACAATGGGGGGAAAGCTTATATCGTTGCTATCGTCTGACCTATAACGTGATCGTCAGCCTTACCTTTCTCCCCATTCTCGCCCTGCTCGCCTGGCTACCCGATCGCACACTCTATGTGATTCCCATTCCATGGTCGCTGATCACAGGTTTTATCCAACTGCTGGCACTCGCCGTACTCTTTCTGGCATTGATACAAAGCGGTTTGATCTCCTTTTTAGGCATCGATGCCTTTTTTAACAAACCTTCGTCCTCCAACGAGAAGCTGGTTGTGGGAGGGCTATACGCCTGGGTGCGCCACCCCATCTACACCGCCGGATTGATCTTTCTCTGGCTTACACCGATCCTGACCAGCAACCTTTTGGCAATGAATATTGGCCTGACTCTGTATATCCTGATCGGCGCCTGGCTAGAGGAACGCAAAATGGTTGCCGAATTTGGCGAGGCTTACCGTGAATATCAGCGACGCGTCCCGATGCTTATCCCCTATCGTATTCCAAAGTAAAGTCCTCGCCCAATCCCCTTGGTACCAATTGGAACGAGCAGGGCAGCCTTAGAGCAAAATGTCACCCGGTCTTTGCAGGTGAAGTGACAAATTTCACATTGACTTCAACCCTCAGGCTGGTTATAATCAAAGCGACAATTCAAGATACCTTCGGGGCAGGGTGCGGTCGGAAACGACCTATTCCCGATCGGCGGTAAAGCCCGCGAGCGCAAGAAAGCGCACGATTCGGTGGAACTCCGAAGCCGACGGTATAGTCCGGATGGAAGAAGGTCAAGCAGGATAAAGTTTGCGCGCGCCGTTTCTTGACGGTGTGTAGAATGCCCCGAGAACCAACTGGTTTTCGGGTTTTTTGTCAGAGAAGACAGTTATCCAGCATTGCACTTGCCCCGAATCGCGCTGATTCGGGGCTTTGGTTTTGATAGACAAAATGAACTTAATTGAGATACCCAAACGCTTTCCTTTCCAACGCCGGATCAGCCGCACACAACACGCGCTGACTCTGGCAGCATCTCTGGCAAGTGCCCTGCTTCTCTGGCACTTCGCTACTCAACTCTGGGAATTACCCCCATTCATCCTACCCTCGCCGGGACTGGTGGGACACCGTTTTCTTCAGGTGTTATTGGATGGTAGCTTGCTGCGCCATACCGCCTATACGCTCTTGGAAGTCCTCTGTGGGCTGACCCTCGGTGTGCTGACCGCGACCCTGCTGGGTTACCTGTTAGCCAAATCGCACTGGTTTGAGCGGGTTTTGTCTCCTTACATTGTCGCCAGTCAGTCGATCCCAATCGTAGCGATTGCCCCGCTTCTGGTGATCTGGTTTGGACCTGGACTCTTCTCGAAAATCTTAATCTGCGCTCTGATCGTCTTCTTTCCGGTGCTGGTCAATACCATTGTAGGTTTACGGTCGGTGCCCGAGGAATTGAGCGATCTGATGCGGTCGCTCAGAGCCAATCGCTGGCAAACCATCCGTTATCTGGAAGCACCGGCTGCCCTACCGGTCTTTCTAGGTGGATTGCGCATTGGAGCCACCCTGTCGGTTATCGGTGCTGTAGTCGGCGAGTTTGTCGGCGCAGACCGCGGGCTTGGCTTTCTGGTCAACGTAGCGCGCGGTAAATATGATACCCCGCTGGTTTTTGTAGCTGTGTTTACATTAATTGTGATGGCTTTATTGCTCTATACCAGCGTCTTTCTGATTGAAAGGCAGTTGCTTAACTGGCAACAACGCCAGGAAGATTCCCGTTCACTATCATAAAGGAGCTTTTCGATGCGTCGTTCAACTTTCATCATAACCTTTTTTCTCTTGAGCGCGTTAGCTTCCGCTTGCGCTCAAAGGACAAACGTTCCCCAATCCGATAATCCCTCCACACAATCCCAAATCGATGCCGTCCGCCTGCCCATGGGATATATTCCCAATGTCCAGTTTGCCCCCTTCTATGTAGCCCAGGACTACGGCTACTTTTCCGAAGAAAAGATAGCTGTTGAATTCGATTACAGCTTTGAAACCGATGGCATTGCCCTGGTTGGCGCCAACAATTTGCAGTTCACGATGGCTTCCGGAGAACAAATCCTGCTTGCCCGCGCCCAGGGACTACCGGTCGTCTACGTCATGGCGTACTACCATGCTTACCCGGTTGGTGTGGTTGCCTTTCCCGATCAGAACCTCAAAACTCCGTCTGACCTGAAAGGGAAAAAGATTGGTTTGCCGGGTCTCTTTGGGGCGAACTACATCGGGCTGCGCGCCCTGCTGAAAGTGGGTGAGGTGAGTGAAGCGGATGTCATACTCGACTCCATCGGCTATAACCAGGTCGAAGCCTTGATCGCCGGACAAGATCAAGCGGTTGTAATCTACGCCAACAATGAACCGATCCAACTGGCTGCCCAGGGGTATACGGTTGATCTACTCAAGGTGGCCGATTACGTTCAACTGGCTTCCAATGGGCTGGTAACCAACGAGCGCACTCTGACTGAAAACCCCGATCTGGTGCGCAGAATGACGCGTGCCATCCTGCGCGGGATGACCTATGTAATCCAAAACCGTGATAAAGCTTATGAAATCTGCACCAAATACATCCCCGGCTTGACCGAAAGCGACGAACGCGTCCAGCGTGAAATTCTACGGGCGACCGTCGAGTATTGGAAGGCTCAGCAAATGGGCTTTTCCGACCCACAGGCCTGGCAAAACATGCATGATCTGCTCTTGGAAATGGGTCTGCTTCAGTCCGCCTTACCGATCGAGCAAGCCTACACCAATCAGTTTGTCACGCCCTGAATCAGAAGGAGACAAAATGGTACGCTCCGAACCTGAACAAACGACAACCTCATCTGCTGCGGAACACAAAACAGAAATATCGCCTGTGGCAATCGAAGTGCGTAACCTGAGCGTCACTTACTCCAATGGCAACGGAGGCTTGCGCGCGATTCAGGACATATCATTTCGGGTTCAAGAACAAGAATTTGTCTGCGTTCTGGGGCCTTCCGGGAGTGGTAAATCTACCCTCTTACGCGTCCTGGCAGGATTGCTGACTCCCACGCAGGGAGAAGTCTTTTTCTATGGTCAACCGCTCACAGAACCCCGCCGTGAAATCGGTTTTGTTTTTCAAAAAGCCAACCTGATGCCGTGGCGAACTGTCCTTCAGAACATTTTATTGCCTCTGGAGCTGCAAAATGTACCCACTGCCGAAGCCCGACAGCGGGCAATGGAATTAATCGACCTGGTCGGTTTGCGCGGCTTTGAAGATTCATTACCTCGCGATCTGTCCGGAGGAATGGCACAGCGGGTAGCCATTGCCCGTGCCCTGGTTCATGACCCTCAAGTCCTTTTACTGGATGAACCTTTTGGTGGACTGGACGCCCTGACTCGCGAACGCATGGGCGATGAGTTGTTGCGTATCTGGCAGGCTCGCCAAAAAACGGTGGTCATGGTCACCCACTCGATCCCTGAAGCGATCTATCTGTCTGACCGCATTTTGGTCTTCACTCCCCGACCCGGCAAACTCAGGCTGGATTTACCGGTCTATCTGCCTCGACCGCGCACCGATGAGATCCGCTATTCGCCAGCTTTCGGTGAACTGTCAAAGTGTCTGCGGGCGGAAATCGGCTAGAGATTAACAAGCTCTTTTCAGTGGAAAAAGCTCATGGTAAGATAGGGTGGTCATCATGAAAAAGGCATTCTGGATTTTTCTCTGCCTGAGTTTCTTTCTGATTTTGCCACCTGGGTTGGCAGAAGCCCAAACCCCCGCTTCCTTGACTCTGCGTTCCCTGGAAGTAGACATCTGGCCGGAATATGATCGCCCTTCTGTCCTGGTGATCTATCACCTCAACCTGCCTGCCGAGGTACCTCTCCCTGCCGAACTGCGCATCCGCATTCCTGCTGTGGCCGGTGAGCCCCATGCTTTAGCCGTGCGTGAAATAGATGGTTCACTCACCACGATTTCCTACACCCGCAATGTACTTGGAGATTGGAGCGAGATTGTCTTTACAACTGCCCTACCTGAAATCCAATTGGAATATTACGATCCATCCCTGACGAAAAACGGCTCGCAGCGCAGCTTTCTGTATCAATGGACAGGAGATTACGCAGTTGAATCTTTAACCATTCAGATACAACAGCCCATCGGCGCGGCGGAAATGAAGATTACGCCCAACACGACAAACATTGCGGTCGGAAAAGACGGGCTCACCTACTATGTTACCCAGGTTGATTCGCTGGCAGCTAACCAAACCTTTGAGGTCAGCCTTCAATATCGAAAACCCAACGACTCTTTGACCGCAGAGAGTTTAGAGGTACAACCCAGCGCACCCATGAGCAATGTCACTTCCACCACCCCTGTGACAGGTAATTTTATTCCCTGGCTTTTAGGTGGCCTGGGCCTTTTTCTAATCGTTGGAGCGGTAGCCTGGTGGTATTGGCAGGCGCGAATGGTCAAGCCAAGCCCCAAAACCCGCCGACCACGCCACCGGCGGCTGGTGATTGAACCTCAGGCAGTCATTCCCGAAGGGGCGGTCTATTGTCATCACTGTGGCAAACGAGCGATACCTGGCGATCGCTTCTGTCGGGCATGTGGAACAAGGCTTCGTCAATAGCCTGGCAAACCTCCTCCACAGTTCGAAAACCCTGGTCGGGGAACAGTTGTAGAACTTGCGCCTGAGGAATATCCAACGTTTGCAAAACTTCTACGGGCATCCCATCCCCGACTAATCGCCCGTTTTCGAGGATACACAACCGATCGGTAAGGGTCAACATAAACTCGACATCATGAGTCACAATCAGAATTGCCATTCCTTTATCACGAAAATCGCGGAGCAACTTGCTCAGTCCGGATTTTGCTCTCTCGTCCAAACCGCGCGTTGGCTCGTCGAGAAGCAAAACCAGTGGCTGCGGAACGAGAATCGCCCCTAAAGCCACCCGCTGCCGCTCGCCAACGCTCAGATCGCGCGGATAACGGTCAGCATAGGTTGCAAGCCCCAACCTTTCTAATAAACTGCGAGCTTTTTCAACATCTTCAGGTAATGCATGGTTCCGGCAGGTGAGCAATATCTCTTCCAGGACCGTTTCTGAAAACAAGAGGGCATTGGGGTCTTGGGGCAAATAACCAATCAGACGAGCACGTTTCCAGGTCGGTAAAGTGGATAGGTCCTCCCCCAGCAATCGAATGCTTCCCTCCCGCAGAGGTGCCAGACCGAGAATCGCCCGCAGGAGAGTCGTTTTGCCCGCCCCGTTGCTGCCCATCAGACACAAAATCTGTGAAGCGTAGAGTTGTAAACTTACCCCACATAAAGCCCGTGTTTTCCCAAAGACAACACTGACATTTTCGAGCGATAGAATTGCCTGCGTAGCTTCTTCTCTGCTGTGGGTGCTTTGAGAGGTAGACGAGCGATGATTAAGTCTGGCCAAACCCAAATTCTGAAGCATCTGGCGCCCTTCGGCAACGCTGAGTGGCAAAGGCCGCACGCCTAACCATTTACCAAGCTGCACAACCGGCGGCGCGGTATCCATCTGAAGGAGAATGTAGCGAGGATCGCCCGCCAGGGGAGGCTTCTCTTCGCCCGGCAGATAGACCAGATAATCGGTGAAGTGCAGGAGACGATCTAAGCGATGTTCAGCAACGACAATGGTCAGGTTGCGCTGGCGCGCCAGATTCTGGATCAGGGTCAAGATCTCTTCTGCGGATTGTCCATCCAACTGGGAGGTGGGCTCATCAAGGACTAAGATAGAAGGCGCCAAGGACAATACCGTAGCAATCGCCACCTTTTGTTTTTCTCCGCCCGATAAACTCTCCAGCCGACGCTGGCGTAAATGGAGAATTCCCAGCGCTTGCAAGGTATCTGTGATGCGCTGACCAACCTCCGGCACCGGAATCGCGGCGTTCTCTAAATTAAAGGCAATCTCGTCTTCGACGCAATCCAGAATAAATTGCGTTTCCGGGTCCTGGAAAACGAAACCCACCTGGCGGCTCATTTGCTCCGGCCCTGCCTTCACGGGATTTGCGCCATTGACATCGATTTCGCCCTGCAAAATTCCCCCACTAAAATGGGGCACCAGGCCATTGATTAACCTTAATAGGGTGGATTTTCCGCTACCCGATGCTCCACAGACCAGGCAAAAACTTCCTGACGGGATCGTAAAATTTGCCCCCCGGATGATCCACCGCTGATGAAAGGAATAAGAGAAGGAAACATTCGAAAAGCGAATCATGTCATAAAAAAGCCGCCACCAGAAGTGGACTGAGCGTTCCCAAGAAGAGACAAGCGACTCTGGGATCAAAAGGTGGAAGCGTCAAAACAGGGTAGGGAGTATAAGCCAAAAACGGCGCTTCAAGGATTAAGCTCTGGAAAATAAGGAAGATTAATAAAAAGGCACAACCGCTCATCGCCAAAGCATCTCGAAGGCGAAACGCCGTTGAGCGATAAACAGTGGTTCGTACCTGTCGTGATGCGGTGTAAATCAACACTCCAAAGGTGGTCATAGCTCCCCCAAAGAGAAAATTGGTCGCCAAAACGGGCAACCCCCAGAAGCGCGACAACCAGCCTCCCAACAAAAAACCAAATCCAACCAAAAAAGCACCCCGCCAGAGCATCTGATGCGATGACGCCGAAGATCGAAGAAAACCCCGCGCCGTCATCACCTCCGCCAATTGAAAAGCATGTTCCAGAGAACTGACCAGAAGGGGTAGCAGCAAAGCCAGCTTATTTCGCAACCCGGTGAGGTTGTTGCCACGGATGATCTGCGCTTCCTGAATCTGGCGGACTTCGCGTTGCAACAAAGGGACAAAGGTGATTGCAATTGAGCCAACAATGGCAACCGAATGAAAGGCGCGTGGCAACAT contains the following coding sequences:
- a CDS encoding Neurosporene desaturase, with amino-acid sequence MATRPTPHILIIGAGIGGLTTAVLLLQAGYKVTVLEAHVYPGGCAGTFYHQKFRFDVGATLAGGFSPGGPHARLAELLGIEWPVKPVNPAWITYLDGREIYQWAERERWWDEIHRHFPESAAFWKKQEWLAKQSWDISGKDFPWPPRSMRDTLTILSALQPTTLAAAPYALRTMASFLPPSASTTLRLFLDAQLLISAQSLAQFTNALYGSAALDLPRRGVNHVIGGMGNLAQTLVNWGSQRGLTLLYRHKVERLEIKNGRGIRVYTNKKQTFEADAFVANLTPWGLAALLGADAPRRLKRETRTRPPTWGAFTLYLGVDANRLPPLPADHFQVIVDPTRPLGEGNSVFISLSPIEDPSRAPQGMRTLTLSTHTAIAAWQIDEQASEEQSAEYTERMIRAAEIAIPGIRQAIRLALPGTPHTFEFYTHRPSGMVGGFPQTSLLHARTPWTGLENVWLVGDSIFPGQSTAGVTIGAMRVAREVICWLNQTGQNRSWSFARAMNAWKAT
- a CDS encoding L-2-amino-thiazoline-4-carboxylic acid hydrolase, which gives rise to MSQLPPDTLNSIGVLKRREIEARILKPVLEAFAQELGWERTVEILRGVIIEIAREQGKALAQSMGGCSLAHFAASLENWQKDDAMQIEILTQNEREFSFNVQRCRYAELYRALGMEQVGQVLSCSRDQALMAGFNPEIELTRTQTIIEGAPFCDFRYRIKR
- a CDS encoding Cell division inhibitor — encoded protein: MHLFVHRFLVRAPLEEVANFHRDTRALRRLTPPPIWVQFHHLEPLAENSIAEFSLWFGPFPVRWRALHIHVHPLQGFTDIQVQGPLQSWRHTHSFQAVDEHTTQITEMIEYEHPAGWNGLLTRLLYSSIALRLLFFYRQWVTRFYLEWKRSVERH
- a CDS encoding Hydroxymethylpyrimidine ABC transporter, substrate-binding component yields the protein MRRSTFIITFFLLSALASACAQRTNVPQSDNPSTQSQIDAVRLPMGYIPNVQFAPFYVAQDYGYFSEEKIAVEFDYSFETDGIALVGANNLQFTMASGEQILLARAQGLPVVYVMAYYHAYPVGVVAFPDQNLKTPSDLKGKKIGLPGLFGANYIGLRALLKVGEVSEADVILDSIGYNQVEALIAGQDQAVVIYANNEPIQLAAQGYTVDLLKVADYVQLASNGLVTNERTLTENPDLVRRMTRAILRGMTYVIQNRDKAYEICTKYIPGLTESDERVQREILRATVEYWKAQQMGFSDPQAWQNMHDLLLEMGLLQSALPIEQAYTNQFVTP
- a CDS encoding SrpA-related protein, translating into MSDFGSMGLSSSAFNLTGLQEARAEWQKWLQGAQDNAQGNYLTSMGLSAEAPMRVRSTQGREKETSADQNPFGQKELSEQDKRAIARLKENDRKVRAHEEAHIRAGGNLIRSRAQYSYEMGPDKKLYAVSGEVSIDTSPVEGDPEATIRKAARIKAAALAPADPSPQDRAVAAEADVMAMRARLELARQTSAQKEEVGTRVNLAV
- a CDS encoding Transmembrane component CbrV of energizing module of predicted cobalamin ECF transporter; protein product: MTTILLCVSLTRNPLYLVVVWLCVAIVHAAAGMGELAGGNAPFPFWLSLMVVPLGAIFNALTVHVGERVIFVLPGEIPLLSGIITWEAVVYGATNGLALSVILLAFWVFNHNVSIPSFLRMLPRAFHSVAIVGSIAITFVPLLQREVRQIQEAQIIRGNNLTGLRNKLALLLPLLVSSLEHAFQLAEVMTARGFLRSSASSHQMLWRGAFLVGFGFLLGGWLSRFWGLPVLATNFLFGGAMTTFGVLIYTASRQVRTTVYRSTAFRLRDALAMSGCAFLLIFLIFQSLILEAPFLAYTPYPVLTLPPFDPRVACLFLGTLSPLLVAAFL
- a CDS encoding Pyrimidine ABC transporter, ATP-binding protein, producing MVRSEPEQTTTSSAAEHKTEISPVAIEVRNLSVTYSNGNGGLRAIQDISFRVQEQEFVCVLGPSGSGKSTLLRVLAGLLTPTQGEVFFYGQPLTEPRREIGFVFQKANLMPWRTVLQNILLPLELQNVPTAEARQRAMELIDLVGLRGFEDSLPRDLSGGMAQRVAIARALVHDPQVLLLDEPFGGLDALTRERMGDELLRIWQARQKTVVMVTHSIPEAIYLSDRILVFTPRPGKLRLDLPVYLPRPRTDEIRYSPAFGELSKCLRAEIG
- a CDS encoding Hydroxymethylpyrimidine ABC transporter, transmembrane component, whose protein sequence is MNLIEIPKRFPFQRRISRTQHALTLAASLASALLLWHFATQLWELPPFILPSPGLVGHRFLQVLLDGSLLRHTAYTLLEVLCGLTLGVLTATLLGYLLAKSHWFERVLSPYIVASQSIPIVAIAPLLVIWFGPGLFSKILICALIVFFPVLVNTIVGLRSVPEELSDLMRSLRANRWQTIRYLEAPAALPVFLGGLRIGATLSVIGAVVGEFVGADRGLGFLVNVARGKYDTPLVFVAVFTLIVMALLLYTSVFLIERQLLNWQQRQEDSRSLS
- a CDS encoding Amino acid ABC transporter, ATP-binding protein; this translates as MPHFSGGILQGEIDVNGANPVKAGPEQMSRQVGFVFQDPETQFILDCVEDEIAFNLENAAIPVPEVGQRITDTLQALGILHLRQRRLESLSGGEKQKVAIATVLSLAPSILVLDEPTSQLDGQSAEEILTLIQNLARQRNLTIVVAEHRLDRLLHFTDYLVYLPGEEKPPLAGDPRYILLQMDTAPPVVQLGKWLGVRPLPLSVAEGRQMLQNLGLARLNHRSSTSQSTHSREEATQAILSLENVSVVFGKTRALCGVSLQLYASQILCLMGSNGAGKTTLLRAILGLAPLREGSIRLLGEDLSTLPTWKRARLIGYLPQDPNALLFSETVLEEILLTCRNHALPEDVEKARSLLERLGLATYADRYPRDLSVGERQRVALGAILVPQPLVLLLDEPTRGLDERAKSGLSKLLRDFRDKGMAILIVTHDVEFMLTLTDRLCILENGRLVGDGMPVEVLQTLDIPQAQVLQLFPDQGFRTVEEVCQAIDEALFHMPDRSDRQVSLVCHSDDNRPPLRE